The following coding sequences lie in one Thermosulfuriphilus ammonigenes genomic window:
- a CDS encoding AsmA-like C-terminal domain-containing protein: protein MKRALAIILMVIVVLAAGLLALPHLLNLEPVKDKITRELSQSLKAQVKVTNLYLHFLPRPQVRLTGLEISSPSRFKATVKNMTVRPNLWALLQKKVIFEGITVDNPEVDVFLKASAKKKEPLWPKLAKALALSVYLEVENGQIRLWREEKKLLRIDLPSGALRVEQGQALLELEMTSSLFKQAQLSLLINQEGHLEARGTVAVFKLHQIPLDIPWLPIKPVKAEVNLQATLNLDSPHSWEVGFSGSVPCYRLPQADYDISCGHFEGWATRKGERYRIKLNTLKLDYPRIIGEGELWYQPKKIGYRFLGQEVDIVNTRRVALDLLGRYQSVRKLFAIVLEGQAKGLEVSGEAPTIAGLKDLRRLNLKTGFTTARVILPGSGLEIQQAQGELQIRQGILQARGLSAKIGLSQILEARVEIALKDPEGPLNLDLLGICRLEEVPDIIHRFIKKGALRHHIDLFYQATGSARVSLRLRGTRKKITPVLEVLNIKGTLHHRRIPYSIVIQSGAFGYQEGSLWWKNLNGFLGESQISGATGSLVLSSLWIKAQARGEKILLTQVDSWVQREPVFRPLSRIIRFLEGKASLEASLKGPLKRPRKLEFSLQGEISGGRLQTPYLPGELEIKRASFQLDNDHLRLNQAQGRFLESDLLLDVELIGLLKGIKGLRLKGEGTLNTPLVRWLWEKNSLPEDLFPRTPLKIKELSFSSDLKQRVDLSLLAQRGGGTLALAWHSDLEDLELKKLEGSLGQSNLRLSLHLKRDHPWIKFSFTGRLRGEFIETFLAGNRFLEGTLWGESSGLINLENPLESRIDGELHVERLRRILGLRIPLGINHLALEARGHEIEIKELDLTAGQSRLQVLGQVAIRQGEFWFDLEASSPRFDWPAIQKEFFKKKGARGYPLAGIIRFSTPVFIYQPGRVFESVVADLRLSLDKKILIDLKEARYCGIDLSGKIKIVPGQEAGLDINLSAQKGDLENLALCLFGERHLLQGSFDLEGKVKVYGRENPLLEESQGDFNFHSSGGRIYRLNLLSKIFTILNPLEIFQGGLPDLVKEGFAYEGIEARARLKDGLLKLDYLAIDGRPMKIFAEGTINLLSSQADLEVLVAPLKTIDSIISKIPLVGFILTGEKKVLISIPIKVKGPIRDPAVWPLPPSSIGSGILGVVKRALNVPALILKPLEGGAPKEPSSTPSSQAP, encoded by the coding sequence ATGAAAAGGGCCCTGGCCATAATCCTGATGGTGATAGTGGTCCTTGCCGCCGGACTCCTCGCCCTTCCCCATCTCCTGAACCTAGAACCGGTAAAGGACAAAATCACCCGGGAGCTATCTCAAAGCCTCAAGGCCCAGGTAAAGGTGACAAACCTTTATCTCCATTTTTTACCTCGCCCTCAGGTCAGATTAACCGGTCTGGAAATAAGCTCCCCTTCAAGGTTTAAGGCCACTGTTAAAAACATGACTGTCAGGCCCAACCTTTGGGCCCTCCTTCAAAAAAAGGTGATCTTTGAGGGCATAACCGTTGATAACCCGGAGGTGGACGTCTTCCTCAAGGCATCAGCCAAAAAAAAGGAGCCCCTCTGGCCGAAGCTGGCTAAGGCCCTGGCCCTCTCTGTCTATTTAGAGGTAGAAAACGGCCAGATCCGTCTTTGGCGGGAAGAAAAGAAACTCCTCAGGATTGATCTTCCCTCAGGGGCCCTAAGGGTGGAGCAGGGGCAGGCCCTCCTTGAGTTAGAAATGACCTCCAGTCTTTTCAAACAGGCTCAGCTCTCGCTTCTGATTAATCAGGAGGGCCACCTTGAGGCCAGGGGAACCGTGGCGGTCTTCAAACTTCATCAGATCCCCCTTGATATTCCCTGGCTTCCCATCAAACCAGTCAAGGCCGAAGTCAATCTTCAGGCCACCCTTAACCTGGATTCTCCCCACTCCTGGGAGGTGGGTTTTTCCGGCTCTGTTCCCTGTTATCGTCTCCCCCAGGCTGACTATGATATTAGCTGTGGCCATTTTGAAGGCTGGGCTACCAGAAAAGGAGAGCGCTACCGGATAAAGCTCAACACCCTGAAACTGGACTATCCCCGAATAATCGGAGAGGGCGAGCTCTGGTATCAGCCAAAGAAAATAGGCTACCGGTTTCTGGGGCAGGAGGTGGATATTGTTAACACCAGAAGGGTAGCCCTCGACCTTTTAGGAAGATACCAGAGTGTTCGTAAGCTCTTTGCCATTGTCCTTGAAGGGCAAGCCAAAGGGCTCGAGGTCTCCGGAGAAGCCCCAACAATAGCGGGGCTCAAAGATTTAAGAAGGTTAAACCTTAAGACGGGCTTTACAACGGCCCGGGTAATCTTACCCGGCTCTGGCCTTGAAATACAGCAGGCTCAGGGAGAACTCCAGATCCGGCAAGGAATCCTCCAGGCCCGGGGGCTCTCGGCCAAGATAGGCCTAAGTCAGATTCTTGAGGCCAGGGTGGAGATAGCCCTGAAGGATCCCGAAGGCCCCCTTAATCTTGACCTCCTGGGAATCTGCCGCCTAGAGGAGGTTCCGGATATAATTCACCGCTTTATAAAAAAGGGGGCCCTGCGACACCATATTGACCTTTTCTATCAGGCTACCGGTTCAGCCAGGGTCTCCCTCAGGCTCAGGGGCACCAGAAAAAAAATCACCCCCGTTCTTGAGGTCTTAAACATCAAAGGGACCCTTCACCATCGACGCATCCCCTACTCTATAGTGATCCAATCCGGGGCCTTTGGTTATCAGGAGGGCTCTCTGTGGTGGAAAAACCTCAACGGCTTCTTGGGAGAGAGCCAGATCAGTGGAGCCACCGGTAGCCTTGTCTTATCGAGTCTCTGGATCAAAGCCCAGGCCCGGGGAGAAAAAATCTTACTAACCCAGGTTGACTCCTGGGTTCAGAGAGAGCCTGTCTTCAGGCCCCTTTCCCGCATCATTCGTTTTCTAGAGGGAAAGGCTTCCCTTGAGGCCTCCTTGAAAGGGCCACTCAAAAGGCCCCGGAAGCTCGAGTTCAGCCTTCAGGGAGAGATCTCCGGAGGCCGACTGCAGACTCCCTATCTGCCGGGAGAGCTGGAGATAAAAAGGGCCTCTTTTCAGCTTGATAACGATCATCTCCGTCTAAACCAGGCCCAAGGACGTTTTTTAGAAAGCGATCTTCTTCTTGATGTTGAACTCATAGGTCTCCTTAAAGGAATCAAAGGTCTTCGTCTTAAAGGCGAGGGAACCCTTAATACCCCCTTAGTTAGATGGCTTTGGGAGAAAAATTCTCTCCCCGAAGATCTCTTCCCCCGCACGCCGCTAAAGATTAAAGAGCTTTCCTTCTCCTCTGATCTCAAACAAAGGGTTGACCTCTCCTTACTGGCCCAAAGAGGAGGAGGCACCCTGGCCCTCGCTTGGCATTCAGATCTCGAAGACCTGGAGTTAAAAAAGTTGGAAGGATCCCTCGGACAAAGCAATCTCCGGCTCTCTCTTCACCTTAAGCGTGATCATCCCTGGATCAAGTTCAGCTTTACAGGTCGGCTCCGAGGAGAATTCATCGAAACCTTTCTGGCTGGGAACCGCTTCTTAGAGGGTACCCTCTGGGGAGAGAGTTCCGGTCTGATCAACCTGGAAAATCCCCTCGAGAGCCGGATAGACGGAGAACTTCATGTAGAACGTCTGCGTCGAATCCTAGGGCTCAGGATTCCCCTAGGCATCAATCATCTGGCCCTAGAGGCCAGGGGACACGAGATCGAAATTAAAGAACTCGACCTTACTGCCGGGCAAAGCCGCCTCCAGGTCTTAGGCCAAGTCGCCATCCGTCAAGGTGAGTTTTGGTTTGATCTTGAGGCCTCCTCCCCGCGATTTGATTGGCCGGCAATTCAAAAAGAGTTCTTTAAGAAGAAAGGCGCCAGAGGCTATCCCCTGGCCGGAATCATTCGCTTTAGCACTCCGGTGTTTATCTATCAGCCCGGGCGAGTCTTTGAGTCGGTGGTCGCCGATCTAAGGCTTTCTCTGGATAAAAAAATCCTCATCGATCTCAAAGAGGCCCGCTACTGCGGAATAGATCTTAGTGGAAAGATCAAAATCGTCCCTGGCCAGGAAGCAGGTCTTGACATCAATCTGTCGGCCCAAAAGGGAGATCTTGAAAATCTAGCCTTGTGCCTCTTCGGAGAGAGACATCTTCTTCAGGGAAGCTTTGATCTCGAGGGAAAGGTTAAGGTCTATGGCCGGGAAAACCCACTCTTAGAAGAATCTCAGGGAGATTTTAATTTCCACTCCTCTGGAGGCCGCATTTATCGTTTGAACCTTCTCTCTAAGATTTTTACCATCCTCAATCCTCTGGAAATCTTCCAGGGAGGGCTTCCTGATTTGGTAAAAGAGGGCTTTGCCTATGAGGGGATTGAGGCCCGAGCCCGGCTGAAAGACGGCCTCCTGAAGCTAGATTACCTAGCCATTGACGGGCGCCCCATGAAGATCTTTGCCGAAGGGACTATAAACCTTCTCTCCTCCCAGGCCGACCTGGAGGTCCTGGTGGCCCCCCTTAAGACCATAGACTCCATCATCAGCAAAATCCCCCTTGTAGGGTTCATCCTTACCGGAGAAAAAAAGGTTCTTATCTCCATTCCCATAAAGGTAAAGGGGCCCATCCGGGATCCGGCTGTCTGGCCTCTTCCTCCCAGTTCTATCGGTTCAGGTATCTTAGGGGTGGTTAAGCGGGCCTTGAACGTCCCGGCCTTAATTCTAAAGCCCCTTGAAGGAGGGGCCCCTAAAGAACCCTCTTCAACCCCCTCTTCTCAAGCTCCTTAA
- a CDS encoding mannose-1-phosphate guanylyltransferase, with protein MEAFAVIMAGGRGTRFWPRSRQGRPKQLLPIVGRESMLRQTIDRLRPLFPVDKILLVTGSDLAPEVRAEVPEIPPENILVEPLARSTAACAGWAAIHVLKNWGDHPMALLPSDHLIGRQDFFRSLLKKALELARDRALLVTLGIQPTRPETGYGYIEMGEPLEDRSGAFMVRAFKEKPDLDTAQRYLAQKTFLWNSGMFVWRPSVILEAIEKYMPELYEQLLLIEKAYGSPHFDHLLREAFSAMPSMSIDYGVMERARNVAVIPADIHWNDLGSWEALYEISSKDDQGNVCSPEVITHEVRDSLIQVSSGQLVAAIGIEGMVVVVEKDAVLICPRERLQEVRQVVKELEKRGLKRVL; from the coding sequence ATGGAAGCTTTTGCTGTGATTATGGCCGGAGGACGGGGGACAAGGTTCTGGCCTCGATCCCGCCAGGGTCGGCCTAAACAGCTTCTGCCCATTGTTGGCCGGGAGAGTATGCTCCGCCAGACCATAGATCGTCTTCGGCCGCTTTTTCCGGTAGACAAGATCCTGCTGGTTACTGGCTCTGATCTGGCCCCGGAAGTAAGGGCTGAGGTTCCAGAGATCCCTCCAGAGAACATCCTTGTTGAACCCCTGGCCCGTTCCACCGCGGCCTGTGCCGGTTGGGCGGCGATTCATGTTCTGAAAAACTGGGGTGATCACCCTATGGCCCTTTTGCCTTCAGATCATCTCATCGGCCGCCAGGACTTCTTCCGGAGTCTTCTCAAAAAGGCCCTTGAGCTGGCCAGAGACCGGGCCCTGCTGGTGACTTTGGGGATTCAGCCTACCCGGCCAGAGACAGGATATGGTTACATAGAGATGGGAGAGCCCCTTGAAGACAGGTCTGGGGCCTTTATGGTTCGGGCCTTTAAGGAAAAGCCAGACCTGGACACAGCTCAACGTTATCTGGCCCAGAAGACCTTTCTCTGGAACAGCGGGATGTTTGTCTGGCGCCCCTCGGTAATCCTGGAGGCAATTGAGAAATACATGCCTGAACTCTATGAACAGCTTTTGCTTATAGAAAAGGCCTATGGAAGCCCCCATTTTGACCACCTTCTCCGGGAGGCCTTCTCGGCTATGCCTTCCATGTCTATTGATTATGGAGTTATGGAGCGGGCCAGAAATGTGGCTGTCATCCCGGCGGACATCCACTGGAATGATCTTGGTAGCTGGGAGGCCCTTTATGAGATCTCTTCCAAGGATGATCAGGGAAACGTCTGCTCTCCGGAGGTGATCACCCACGAGGTGCGGGACAGTCTTATCCAGGTCTCTTCTGGTCAATTGGTGGCCGCTATCGGGATTGAGGGGATGGTGGTGGTGGTGGAAAAAGATGCGGTCCTTATCTGTCCTCGGGAAAGGCTCCAGGAGGTCCGCCAGGTGGTTAAGGAGCTTGAGAAGAGGGGGTTGAAGAGGGTTCTTTAG
- a CDS encoding PhoH family protein, with translation MELSQNKPTTVERVLEDNALARWLYGEQGAHLKVIEKALNVNIKVRGNRVTISGDPLDTDLADRTCMELYGLLKEGYPLYPNDVEYAIRIISADPQARLKDIFLDTVFISSGKRVITPKSLTQKRYIDAIRQHDIVFGIGPAGTGKTYLAMAMAIAYLIKNEVSRIVLARPAVEAGEKLGFLPGDLAEKVNPYLRPLYDALYDMLPFEKASRFIQKGVIEVAPLAFMRGRTLNDAFIILDEAQNTTSEQMKMFLTRLGYSSKAVITGDITQIDLPDTRRSGLVEAAKILKDVEGISFIYFTKQDVVRHPLVQRIIEAYETREIPNGERVSPREQPSDQSGKEV, from the coding sequence ATGGAACTTAGCCAAAACAAACCCACTACCGTTGAAAGAGTCCTTGAGGACAACGCCCTGGCCCGTTGGCTTTATGGAGAACAGGGCGCCCACCTCAAGGTGATTGAGAAGGCCCTTAACGTCAACATTAAGGTTCGTGGTAACCGAGTAACCATAAGTGGAGACCCTCTAGATACCGACTTGGCCGATCGAACCTGCATGGAACTATACGGCCTTCTAAAAGAGGGCTACCCCCTTTATCCCAACGATGTTGAGTACGCCATAAGGATAATTTCGGCTGATCCCCAGGCCCGTCTGAAGGATATCTTTCTAGATACGGTCTTCATCAGTTCAGGCAAACGAGTAATTACCCCTAAGAGCCTTACCCAGAAGCGTTACATTGATGCCATTCGGCAACATGACATTGTCTTTGGCATCGGTCCGGCAGGCACAGGAAAGACTTATCTGGCCATGGCCATGGCCATAGCCTATCTTATCAAAAATGAGGTTTCCCGCATTGTTCTTGCCCGCCCAGCGGTAGAGGCCGGGGAGAAACTGGGGTTCCTCCCTGGAGACCTGGCCGAAAAGGTTAATCCCTATCTGCGCCCCCTTTACGATGCTCTCTACGACATGCTCCCCTTTGAAAAGGCCTCTCGCTTTATCCAGAAGGGGGTTATCGAGGTTGCGCCCCTGGCCTTCATGCGGGGCCGGACTCTAAACGACGCCTTCATCATCCTTGATGAGGCCCAGAACACCACCAGCGAACAGATGAAGATGTTTCTCACCCGTTTGGGTTACAGCTCAAAGGCCGTAATAACCGGGGATATCACCCAAATAGACCTTCCTGATACCCGACGCTCTGGCCTGGTGGAGGCAGCCAAGATTCTCAAAGACGTAGAAGGCATCTCCTTTATCTACTTCACCAAGCAGGACGTTGTCCGGCACCCTCTGGTTCAGCGAATAATCGAGGCCTATGAGACCAGAGAAATCCCTAACGGCGAGAGAGTTTCTCCCAGGGAACAGCCATCAGATCAATCAGGGAAAGAGGTTTAA
- a CDS encoding ABC transporter substrate-binding protein — translation MSLARNLLLMVGILLAAAVLFWLTREAPQALNVVVVAESREPVAQILEAFSQGTGVEVHLAGLGPQEALKLARKGAFDLLWTDSPLLAVEAQREGLLEPYLPPGFDDLVPLARDSEGYWFGVAARLKVLLVHQDLSPSPTGVEDLLEKDWSGKVALARPDSADGYLFWRSLEEILGVERVKSGLSRLRRNGAIFKDSDQEVAHSLATGEALAGLLYLDRALPVLKKGPFRLIFPDQGKLSLGTWATFSTVALIRGTPALPEARQLVAYLLSPAGQKEISQVFVGRLPTRKGLTGFSGIKPLSLIDLMAVPWEKLSRR, via the coding sequence ATGTCCCTGGCACGTAACCTTTTATTGATGGTGGGAATCCTCTTGGCCGCGGCCGTCCTTTTCTGGCTGACCAGAGAGGCCCCTCAGGCCCTTAATGTAGTGGTAGTTGCCGAGAGTAGAGAACCGGTGGCCCAGATACTGGAAGCCTTCTCTCAGGGGACGGGGGTTGAGGTTCACCTTGCTGGGCTGGGGCCTCAAGAGGCCCTTAAGCTGGCCAGGAAAGGGGCTTTTGATCTTCTCTGGACAGACAGCCCCCTTTTGGCTGTTGAGGCTCAAAGGGAGGGACTCCTTGAACCCTATCTTCCGCCAGGTTTTGACGACCTCGTTCCTCTGGCCCGCGATAGCGAGGGTTATTGGTTTGGAGTGGCGGCCCGGCTTAAGGTTCTTTTAGTCCATCAAGATCTTAGTCCCTCCCCGACCGGGGTGGAGGATCTCCTTGAGAAGGATTGGTCGGGGAAGGTGGCCCTGGCGAGGCCAGATTCGGCCGATGGTTATCTCTTCTGGCGATCCCTTGAGGAGATTTTAGGGGTCGAAAGGGTGAAATCGGGTCTGTCCCGTCTTCGGAGAAATGGGGCCATTTTTAAGGATTCTGACCAGGAAGTGGCTCATAGCCTGGCGACAGGAGAGGCTCTGGCAGGCCTACTCTACCTCGATAGGGCCTTGCCTGTCCTAAAGAAGGGGCCCTTCCGGCTGATCTTCCCCGATCAGGGCAAACTCTCTTTGGGCACCTGGGCCACCTTTTCCACCGTTGCCCTTATCCGGGGAACCCCAGCCCTGCCGGAGGCCAGACAACTGGTAGCCTACCTCCTCTCTCCGGCGGGGCAGAAGGAAATCTCTCAGGTCTTTGTCGGACGTCTGCCTACCCGTAAGGGTTTGACCGGCTTCTCAGGGATTAAACCTCTTTCCCTGATTGATCTGATGGCTGTTCCCTGGGAGAAACTCTCTCGCCGTTAG
- a CDS encoding thiamine pyrophosphate-dependent enzyme: protein MERKSLKTYAINTWCPGCGNFGILNALTEALIGLMEEDDLEPHQVVLASGIGCHAKIVDYVNINSFYSLHGRVPPTISGIKLANPELTVIGHAGDGDAYGEGIEHLIFAAKRNIDLTFIVHNNRVYGLTTGQFTPTSPSGFKGRSTPQGSPEEPFNPLEIMLSAGATFVARGYSARIKHLASLIKAAVRHPGFAFIDVLQPCYTFFNTYDYYNERVYELEEAEHNPLDLEAAFSKAREWAYGPGERIPIGIFYRVQRPTYEERLLKGRVPVKMSPQGLKEVLESHL from the coding sequence ATGGAGAGAAAGAGTCTTAAGACCTATGCCATAAATACTTGGTGCCCGGGATGCGGCAACTTCGGCATTCTCAATGCCCTAACCGAGGCCCTTATTGGGCTTATGGAAGAAGATGATCTTGAGCCCCACCAGGTTGTCTTGGCCTCAGGTATCGGCTGTCATGCCAAAATCGTCGATTACGTAAACATAAACAGCTTCTACTCCCTCCATGGAAGAGTGCCGCCGACTATCTCTGGGATCAAACTGGCCAATCCGGAGCTTACCGTGATCGGCCATGCCGGTGATGGTGATGCCTATGGTGAGGGAATAGAACACCTTATTTTTGCCGCCAAGAGAAACATAGATCTCACCTTTATCGTCCACAACAATCGGGTTTATGGTTTGACCACCGGGCAATTCACCCCCACCAGCCCCAGTGGCTTCAAGGGGCGTTCCACTCCCCAGGGCAGCCCTGAGGAACCTTTCAACCCCCTTGAGATAATGCTTTCGGCGGGAGCCACCTTTGTGGCCCGGGGCTATTCGGCCCGAATCAAACATTTAGCTTCCCTGATCAAAGCCGCTGTAAGGCACCCGGGCTTTGCCTTTATTGATGTGCTCCAGCCCTGTTATACCTTCTTTAATACTTACGATTACTACAATGAAAGGGTCTATGAGCTGGAGGAGGCAGAGCATAACCCTCTGGATTTAGAGGCCGCCTTCTCTAAGGCCAGAGAATGGGCCTATGGGCCCGGCGAAAGGATTCCCATTGGCATCTTCTATCGAGTACAAAGGCCCACTTATGAGGAGCGCCTGCTTAAGGGAAGGGTTCCTGTAAAAATGAGCCCTCAAGGGCTTAAGGAAGTCTTAGAGAGCCATCTATAG
- a CDS encoding 2-oxoacid:acceptor oxidoreductase subunit alpha, producing the protein MKEISVLVGGRAGDGIRQAGNTVARLLNRLGYRIFFYDDYPSLIRGGHNFSIIRAAEKKILAHRDQVDVIVALNQETIERHRWRLRSGGIILFDSHKVKEEGGIGVDLQQIVKRHQGAPIMRNTAAIGALAGLLEVDWDKVSRVIEDTIPKALEANLQIAREAYEKTIGLGFRVDPLSQPPVPLVSGNEAIALGAVGAGLNMYIAYPMTPASSILHYLAAHEEALGVVTIHPESEIAVALMALGAAYTGARVMVGTSGGGFALMTEAVSLAGQAEIPIVFVECQRAGPSTGVPTYTMQADLFFVLNAGHGEFPRLVVAPGDAEEAFFLTGLALNMAWKYQLPAFVLSDKHLSESIFSFEANVALVKPAPALMWDGQGEYRRYLEGPDGLSPLAFPGGKGAVVKVSSYEHDQFGITTEEPEVIARMQEKRLRKGKSLARELAGLETVKVYGNPEAEVALVCWGSTKGACVEVAHKEGFRVVQPLVLEPFPAKAVERALAGATKTVAVEVNATGQLARLLQGHGIRVDELLLRYDARPFTIESLREGLKGVL; encoded by the coding sequence ATGAAGGAGATCTCTGTTCTGGTGGGTGGTCGGGCTGGAGATGGGATTCGCCAGGCCGGAAATACCGTGGCCAGGCTCCTTAATCGATTGGGGTATCGGATCTTTTTCTACGACGATTATCCCTCTCTTATCCGAGGCGGACACAACTTTTCCATCATTCGGGCGGCCGAGAAAAAAATTCTGGCCCATCGAGATCAGGTGGATGTCATCGTGGCCCTTAACCAGGAGACGATAGAAAGACACCGCTGGCGACTTAGATCTGGAGGGATCATTCTCTTTGATTCTCATAAGGTCAAGGAGGAGGGTGGCATCGGGGTTGATCTGCAGCAGATAGTCAAAAGGCATCAGGGAGCACCTATTATGCGCAACACGGCCGCCATTGGGGCCCTGGCCGGTCTTCTGGAGGTGGATTGGGATAAGGTCTCCCGGGTGATCGAGGACACCATTCCTAAGGCCCTGGAGGCCAACCTCCAGATCGCTCGGGAGGCCTATGAGAAGACCATTGGCCTGGGATTCAGGGTTGATCCTCTCAGTCAGCCTCCTGTGCCTCTTGTCAGTGGCAATGAAGCCATAGCCTTGGGGGCCGTGGGAGCCGGGCTCAATATGTATATTGCCTATCCTATGACCCCGGCCTCAAGTATCCTTCACTATTTAGCGGCCCATGAAGAGGCCCTGGGGGTGGTTACTATTCATCCGGAAAGCGAGATAGCCGTGGCCTTAATGGCCCTGGGAGCTGCTTATACCGGAGCCCGGGTCATGGTGGGAACCTCAGGAGGGGGGTTTGCCCTCATGACGGAGGCGGTAAGCCTTGCCGGCCAGGCCGAGATCCCCATCGTTTTTGTAGAGTGCCAGCGGGCCGGTCCGAGCACAGGGGTGCCCACTTACACCATGCAGGCCGATCTTTTCTTTGTTCTTAATGCCGGCCATGGGGAGTTTCCTCGTCTGGTGGTGGCTCCCGGTGATGCTGAAGAGGCCTTTTTTCTTACCGGATTGGCCCTTAACATGGCCTGGAAGTACCAGCTTCCGGCCTTTGTCCTTTCTGATAAACATCTAAGTGAGAGTATCTTTAGCTTTGAGGCAAATGTGGCCCTTGTTAAGCCGGCCCCGGCCCTTATGTGGGACGGCCAGGGAGAGTATCGACGCTACCTAGAGGGTCCAGACGGTCTTTCGCCTCTTGCCTTTCCGGGGGGCAAAGGAGCGGTAGTCAAGGTAAGTTCCTATGAGCATGATCAGTTCGGCATCACCACCGAGGAGCCGGAGGTTATTGCCAGAATGCAAGAAAAGCGTCTTCGCAAGGGAAAGTCCCTGGCCAGGGAACTCGCCGGCCTGGAGACTGTCAAGGTCTATGGAAACCCCGAGGCCGAGGTGGCTTTGGTTTGCTGGGGATCCACCAAGGGGGCCTGTGTGGAGGTGGCTCATAAGGAAGGCTTTCGGGTTGTTCAACCCCTTGTTCTGGAACCATTTCCCGCAAAGGCCGTAGAGAGGGCCCTTGCGGGAGCCACAAAGACCGTTGCCGTAGAGGTCAATGCCACCGGCCAGCTGGCCAGGCTTCTTCAGGGCCACGGGATTAGGGTGGATGAACTCCTCCTTCGCTATGATGCCCGGCCCTTTACTATTGAATCCCTCAGAGAGGGCCTTAAGGGGGTGCTCTAA